From a single Rhodococcus qingshengii JCM 15477 genomic region:
- a CDS encoding TetR/AcrR family transcriptional regulator, giving the protein MARQQERARRTRAALVEAAAVEFAKRGYAAASVNTILEGSRATKGAMYFHFQSKEELARAVLTSAIETFTGITDRWAKRTDLDPFVALHGLVLDIAEVFRAEVIVQAEFRLIIEPEFYKDVQSGGGQVWGKTAYELALRAKDDGLLREDADPDKFTRVLAASLAGQRYMADLIASSGDLGEWFEESLEVVLEAMATPQWLETFHRDGWPQVEFPDTE; this is encoded by the coding sequence ATGGCACGTCAACAAGAGCGTGCGCGGCGTACCCGCGCCGCCCTGGTCGAAGCGGCTGCAGTCGAATTCGCCAAGCGCGGCTATGCAGCTGCGTCGGTGAACACGATCCTCGAGGGCTCCCGCGCCACCAAAGGCGCCATGTATTTCCATTTCCAGTCCAAGGAAGAGTTGGCGCGAGCGGTTCTGACCTCGGCTATCGAAACCTTCACTGGAATTACTGATCGTTGGGCCAAGAGAACAGACCTCGATCCATTCGTCGCTTTGCACGGTCTCGTGCTCGACATTGCCGAGGTCTTCCGTGCCGAGGTAATCGTGCAGGCGGAATTCCGGCTGATCATCGAGCCCGAGTTCTACAAGGATGTGCAGTCCGGTGGTGGGCAGGTCTGGGGAAAGACCGCCTATGAGTTGGCATTGCGTGCCAAGGACGACGGTTTGCTCCGAGAGGACGCCGACCCGGACAAATTCACGCGTGTACTGGCAGCGAGCCTTGCCGGTCAGCGGTACATGGCAGACCTGATTGCCTCCAGTGGAGATCTGGGCGAGTGGTTCGAGGAGTCTCTCGAAGTAGTCCTCGAAGCCATGGCTACGCCGCAGTGGTTGGAGACGTTCCATCGTGACGGGTGGCCCCAAGTCGAGTTCCCTGACACTGAATAG
- a CDS encoding MFS transporter: MTTVVETPTPQTPVPLKLSLALGSGTVLQALNSSMIAVAIVPIATYFGSSSGTAWVISALYIATAVTAPAAGRLGSILGAKRVYLAGLGLIAAGSILGSLAPSLGWLIAARILLGIGTATQYPNAMTVIREYADRHRTQTRSAIATLTICAQSVVALGPTLGGLLVGTLGWQSIMWVNLPLVVVTAVWVFFAAPSDSALPDRAGAAALFKSLDPLGITLFLALTTSTMLFLLSLAEHAKWYLVPSTALFAFLFVWWERRTASAFIDVRAVVRNRALSMTLGRTLLTYTAFYCIFFGLPQWLQVARGMSPISAGLFMLPVAAVGIFATMSASRVYGKFGARITLLIGTAALAVGGILIAFVESSSTPLVALLLIAAILGIPNGFNNMGNQNLINSVTTSADVGTAIGLYRTIQYIGANLAAVVIELTMRGTIDDAGLHRTGGTIAVIGIALLVGVVFSRTLRSR; this comes from the coding sequence GTGACCACCGTCGTCGAAACGCCGACCCCCCAAACTCCCGTTCCACTGAAACTGAGTCTTGCTCTCGGCTCCGGAACCGTTCTTCAAGCGCTGAACTCGTCGATGATTGCCGTGGCAATCGTCCCGATCGCCACATACTTCGGTTCCAGTTCAGGCACAGCGTGGGTCATCTCGGCCCTCTACATCGCGACTGCGGTCACGGCGCCGGCGGCTGGTCGACTCGGATCGATCCTCGGCGCCAAACGCGTCTACCTCGCCGGATTGGGCCTGATCGCTGCCGGATCGATCCTCGGCTCGCTCGCCCCGTCGCTGGGCTGGCTGATCGCCGCACGAATCCTGCTCGGAATCGGCACGGCGACACAGTATCCGAACGCGATGACCGTCATCCGCGAATACGCTGACCGCCACCGGACTCAAACCCGTTCAGCTATAGCAACACTCACCATTTGCGCTCAATCGGTCGTCGCGCTGGGGCCCACTCTCGGCGGGTTGTTGGTCGGCACACTCGGTTGGCAATCGATCATGTGGGTGAACCTCCCACTTGTCGTCGTCACTGCCGTATGGGTCTTCTTCGCCGCCCCTAGCGACTCCGCCCTGCCCGACCGGGCCGGCGCCGCTGCGTTGTTCAAGTCTCTCGACCCACTCGGTATCACCCTGTTTCTGGCTCTGACGACATCGACGATGCTCTTTCTCCTCTCTCTCGCCGAGCACGCGAAGTGGTACCTCGTCCCGTCGACGGCCCTCTTCGCGTTCCTGTTCGTCTGGTGGGAACGTCGAACGGCCTCGGCGTTCATCGACGTCCGCGCCGTCGTCCGAAACCGCGCACTGAGCATGACTCTCGGCCGGACCCTGCTGACTTACACAGCGTTCTACTGCATCTTCTTCGGACTCCCCCAGTGGCTACAGGTAGCCCGCGGAATGTCACCGATCAGCGCCGGGCTCTTCATGCTGCCCGTCGCTGCGGTCGGGATCTTCGCGACCATGTCCGCGTCCAGGGTGTACGGGAAATTCGGCGCACGGATCACCCTCCTGATCGGCACCGCCGCGTTGGCTGTCGGCGGGATTCTGATCGCCTTTGTCGAATCGAGTTCGACTCCCCTTGTGGCACTCCTGCTGATTGCGGCGATCCTGGGCATTCCCAACGGCTTCAACAACATGGGAAACCAGAACCTGATCAACTCGGTGACCACCTCCGCCGACGTCGGAACTGCGATCGGTCTGTACCGAACAATCCAGTACATCGGCGCCAACCTTGCGGCCGTCGTCATCGAGCTGACCATGCGCGGAACCATCGACGACGCGGGTCTGCATCGCACGGGCGGGACCATCGCCGTCATCGGAATCGCCCTTCTGGTGGGGGTGGTGTTTTCACGGACTCTGCGGTCCCGTTAG
- a CDS encoding MarR family winged helix-turn-helix transcriptional regulator, which yields MKVGEGRSKARDEIDVLWDDLGAFVRRLRTKRNDHKLTPSQIQALGHLDRQGPSTAKELAKFERVTPQSIAKTVAALEEQGMVTRRADPSDGRAVLVTMTELGTSTLHEDRTKRTEWLAEVIDAECTEAERDLLLIAGRILRRLGQGESPASTSISEESLMNS from the coding sequence ATGAAAGTTGGAGAGGGTCGCAGCAAGGCTCGAGACGAGATCGACGTACTTTGGGACGATCTGGGTGCCTTCGTCCGACGTCTACGCACCAAACGCAACGACCACAAGCTCACGCCGAGCCAGATCCAGGCCCTCGGCCACCTCGACCGACAAGGTCCGTCGACCGCCAAAGAGTTGGCAAAATTCGAGCGCGTCACACCGCAATCAATCGCAAAGACCGTGGCCGCGCTCGAAGAACAGGGCATGGTGACGCGAAGGGCGGATCCATCGGACGGCCGCGCGGTCTTGGTCACGATGACCGAACTCGGCACATCGACCCTTCACGAAGACCGAACGAAACGAACAGAGTGGCTGGCTGAGGTCATCGACGCCGAGTGCACCGAAGCCGAGCGTGACTTGCTTCTGATCGCCGGCCGAATCCTGCGCAGACTAGGCCAGGGCGAGTCCCCAGCATCGACATCGATATCAGAGGAGTCACTGATGAACTCGTGA